A region from the Sphingopyxis lindanitolerans genome encodes:
- a CDS encoding shikimate kinase, with the protein MSRNPKSPGPAASGALPASIRARSIVLVGLMGSGKSTIGRRLAQRLGMAFADADDEIERAAGMTISEMFAKFGEAHFRDGERRVIARLLAGRPHVLATGGGAFINDETRALILKGSLSIWLDADVPTLVERVARRSHRPLLKDRDPGQVLRELAATRNPIYAEAHIRVSSASSPHEHTVRAILEALSQWEDPTWNA; encoded by the coding sequence ATGTCGCGAAACCCGAAAAGCCCCGGCCCGGCCGCATCCGGTGCCCTGCCCGCGTCGATCCGCGCGCGGTCGATCGTGCTCGTCGGGCTGATGGGATCGGGAAAATCGACGATCGGCCGCCGCCTCGCACAGCGCCTCGGCATGGCTTTCGCCGACGCCGACGACGAGATCGAGCGCGCCGCGGGCATGACGATTTCGGAGATGTTCGCCAAATTCGGCGAAGCGCATTTTCGCGACGGCGAACGCCGCGTGATCGCGCGGCTGCTCGCCGGGCGGCCGCATGTCCTCGCCACCGGCGGCGGCGCCTTCATCAATGACGAGACGCGCGCGCTGATCCTGAAGGGCAGCCTGTCGATCTGGCTCGACGCCGATGTTCCGACACTGGTCGAGCGCGTCGCGCGGCGCAGCCACCGCCCGCTGCTCAAGGACCGCGATCCGGGGCAGGTGCTCCGCGAACTCGCCGCGACCCGCAACCCCATCTATGCCGAGGCGCATATCCGCGTCAGCTCGGCGTCCAGCCCGCACGAACATACGGTGCGCGCGATATTGGAGGCCCTGTCACAGTGGGAAGATCCGACATGGAACGCCTGA
- the aroB gene encoding 3-dehydroquinate synthase encodes MERLTVELGNRSYPILIGDGLLGEVGRHVAPLLKRPRTMIVTDAHVAPHYLDRVSAALAAEGITVSSLVLPAGESSKSWTGLARLTEWLIGEGVERSDHVVALGGGVIGDLVGFACSIVKRGCAFIQLPTTLLAQVDSSVGGKTAINVAAGKNLIGAFHQPALVVIDPATLATLPRRELGAGYAEVVKYGLIDDGDFFAWCEANGAALLAGDAAARAHAIAHSVAAKARIVAADERETQDIRALLNLGHSFGHALEAETGYSDRLLHGEAVAAGMVLAHQFSAANGLCPAEDAARVRDHLASVDLPHSLASAGINTGGADLAAHMTHDKKMRGGKLPLILTRGIGQSFVTEDYGLDAVAVFLDGQQTG; translated from the coding sequence ATGGAACGCCTGACCGTCGAGCTTGGCAACCGCAGCTACCCGATATTGATCGGCGACGGGCTGCTCGGCGAGGTCGGCCGCCACGTCGCCCCGCTGCTGAAGCGCCCGCGCACGATGATCGTCACCGACGCGCATGTCGCGCCGCATTATCTGGACAGGGTGAGCGCCGCGCTGGCGGCGGAAGGAATTACGGTCTCGTCGCTCGTCCTGCCCGCGGGTGAAAGCTCCAAAAGCTGGACGGGGCTCGCGCGCCTGACCGAATGGCTGATCGGCGAAGGGGTCGAGCGCAGCGACCATGTCGTCGCGCTCGGCGGCGGGGTGATCGGCGATCTCGTCGGCTTCGCGTGCAGCATCGTCAAGCGCGGCTGCGCCTTCATCCAGCTTCCCACGACTTTGCTCGCGCAGGTCGACAGCAGCGTCGGCGGCAAGACCGCGATCAACGTCGCGGCGGGCAAGAATCTGATCGGCGCCTTTCACCAGCCCGCGCTGGTGGTGATCGACCCGGCGACGCTCGCCACCCTGCCGCGCCGCGAACTCGGTGCGGGCTATGCCGAGGTGGTCAAATATGGCCTGATCGACGACGGCGATTTCTTCGCCTGGTGCGAAGCGAACGGCGCGGCCTTGCTGGCGGGCGACGCCGCGGCGCGGGCGCACGCGATCGCGCACAGCGTCGCCGCCAAGGCGCGGATCGTCGCCGCCGACGAGCGCGAGACGCAGGATATTCGCGCATTGCTCAACCTCGGCCACAGCTTCGGCCACGCGCTCGAGGCCGAAACCGGCTATTCGGACCGGCTGCTCCATGGCGAGGCGGTCGCCGCCGGGATGGTGCTCGCGCATCAATTTTCAGCCGCCAACGGACTTTGCCCGGCCGAGGATGCCGCGCGTGTGCGCGACCATCTCGCCAGCGTCGATCTGCCGCACAGCCTGGCCAGCGCGGGCATCAACACCGGCGGCGCGGACCTTGCCGCGCATATGACGCACGACAAGAAGATGCGCGGCGGCAAGCTGCCGCTGATCCTGACCCGCGGCATCGGGCAGAGTTTCGTCACCGAGGATTATGGGTTGGATGCCGTGGCGGTGTTTCTGGACGGGCAGCAAACCGGCTAA
- a CDS encoding cation:proton antiporter, whose product MTLAALAAGAAGAVGETATDAALLEGAILLGVATFFVLIFRRLGLGAVLGYLIAGALVGPHGLGLVGGGESKLAFAEIGIAFLLFLVGLELHPRRLWNLRRAVFGLGFAQVVVTGAALAGLIFATLGFSWQAALALGLPLALSSTAQVLPSLKSSGRINSPFGEKAFSILLFQDLAIVPMITIIAALSRAPANPSAPPGWQMALTTVGAILILVLVGRFVVNPLLRLVGRYGERELFVVVGLLAVLASAAFMHSLHLSTALGAFVAGMMLADSPYRHEIEADVEPFRLVLLGLFFLAVGMVLDVGVVVQRPLLVLSLAAGLVVVKAAVLTILVRLSGKPWSTAFGLGLLLSQGGEFGFLLFTQAADALLVAPAAASLFSAVVTLSMMTTPFLMLFARGLEFSPGSDADLDDPENAPRGSSIVIGYGRFGQIVAQMLHAVDCSVTLIDKKPSQIELSGRFDTKVYFGDGLRIDVLRRAGAEEARLIIFCTDDRGIDAAALAPIVAAFPNARVLTRVFDRRQLLAIDGAGAVGAVREVFESSIALGMLALQQIEVEPREIEDVEMALRQLDAERLGMQISEGDLGAGRDYRFVAGGGRQATSVLEALRERRQAAKRAREEEESDQAA is encoded by the coding sequence ATGACGCTTGCCGCCCTCGCCGCCGGAGCGGCCGGGGCTGTCGGCGAAACCGCGACCGACGCCGCGCTGCTCGAAGGCGCGATCCTGCTCGGGGTCGCGACCTTTTTCGTGCTCATCTTTCGCCGCCTCGGCCTGGGTGCGGTCCTCGGCTATCTGATCGCCGGGGCGCTCGTTGGGCCGCATGGGCTGGGGCTTGTCGGCGGCGGCGAATCGAAGCTGGCCTTTGCCGAGATCGGCATCGCCTTCCTGCTGTTCCTCGTCGGCCTCGAATTGCACCCGCGGCGCTTGTGGAATCTGCGGCGCGCGGTCTTCGGGCTCGGGTTCGCGCAGGTTGTCGTCACGGGGGCGGCGCTTGCCGGGCTGATCTTCGCGACGCTCGGTTTCAGCTGGCAGGCGGCGCTGGCGCTCGGCCTGCCGCTGGCGCTTTCGTCGACCGCGCAGGTGCTGCCGAGCCTCAAAAGTTCGGGGCGGATCAATTCGCCCTTCGGCGAAAAAGCGTTTTCGATCCTGTTGTTCCAGGATTTGGCGATCGTGCCGATGATCACGATCATCGCGGCGCTGTCGCGCGCGCCCGCCAACCCGTCGGCGCCGCCGGGGTGGCAGATGGCGCTTACCACCGTCGGCGCGATCCTGATCCTCGTGCTGGTCGGCCGCTTCGTCGTCAATCCGCTGCTTCGCCTCGTCGGCCGCTATGGCGAGCGCGAGCTGTTCGTCGTCGTCGGACTGCTCGCGGTGCTGGCGAGCGCGGCCTTCATGCACAGCCTCCACCTGTCGACCGCGCTCGGCGCGTTCGTGGCGGGAATGATGCTCGCCGACTCGCCTTATCGGCACGAGATCGAGGCCGATGTCGAACCGTTCCGCCTCGTGCTGCTCGGCCTGTTCTTCCTCGCGGTCGGCATGGTGCTCGACGTCGGGGTCGTCGTGCAACGACCGCTGCTCGTCCTCTCGCTTGCCGCCGGGCTGGTCGTGGTCAAGGCTGCGGTGCTGACCATCCTCGTCCGCCTGTCCGGCAAGCCCTGGAGCACGGCGTTCGGCCTTGGCCTGCTGCTCAGCCAGGGCGGCGAATTCGGCTTTCTGCTGTTTACCCAGGCCGCCGATGCGCTGCTCGTCGCCCCCGCGGCGGCAAGCCTGTTCAGCGCCGTCGTCACGCTGTCGATGATGACGACGCCGTTCCTGATGCTGTTCGCGCGCGGCCTCGAGTTTTCGCCGGGCAGCGATGCCGATCTCGACGACCCCGAAAACGCGCCGCGCGGATCGTCGATCGTCATCGGATACGGCCGCTTTGGGCAGATCGTCGCGCAGATGCTCCACGCGGTCGATTGTTCGGTGACGCTGATCGACAAGAAGCCGAGCCAGATCGAGCTGTCGGGGCGCTTCGATACCAAAGTCTATTTCGGCGACGGGCTGCGCATCGACGTGCTGCGCCGCGCGGGGGCGGAGGAAGCGCGGCTGATCATCTTTTGCACCGACGACCGCGGCATCGACGCCGCCGCGCTCGCGCCGATCGTCGCCGCCTTCCCCAATGCCCGCGTGCTGACGCGCGTGTTCGACCGGCGGCAATTGCTCGCGATCGACGGGGCGGGAGCGGTCGGCGCGGTGCGCGAAGTCTTTGAAAGCTCGATCGCGCTCGGCATGCTCGCGCTCCAGCAGATCGAGGTCGAACCGCGCGAGATCGAGGATGTCGAAATGGCGCTGCGCCAGCTCGATGCCGAACGGCTCGGCATGCAGATCAGCGAAGGCGACCTCGGTGCGGGGCGCGATTACCGCTTCGTCGCGGGCGGCGGGAGGCAGGCGACCAGCGTCCTCGAAGCGCTGCGTGAGCGGCGGCAGGCCGCGAAACGGGCGCGCGAGGAAGAGGAAAGCGATCAGGCGGCCTGA
- a CDS encoding iron-sulfur cluster assembly scaffold protein, with translation MSGALYNRDILALAVGSADFPPREAGRHRISARAPLCGSAIILDVDTGDDGRVSGIGMHVEACALGQASATLLARHAAGKNLSDIRAARAAIADWFAGEAGLPDWPGFDLLAAAQDYPARHGAILLPFDAAVAALEEEAAPA, from the coding sequence ATGAGCGGCGCGCTCTATAATCGCGACATATTGGCGCTCGCAGTGGGATCGGCCGACTTTCCGCCACGCGAAGCGGGGCGGCACCGCATCTCGGCGCGCGCGCCGCTGTGCGGCAGCGCGATCATCCTCGATGTCGATACCGGCGACGATGGCCGGGTGAGCGGCATCGGCATGCATGTCGAGGCGTGCGCGCTGGGCCAGGCGTCGGCGACGTTGCTCGCGCGCCACGCAGCCGGAAAAAACCTGTCCGACATCCGCGCCGCGCGCGCCGCGATCGCGGACTGGTTCGCGGGCGAAGCCGGTCTGCCCGACTGGCCGGGTTTCGATCTGCTCGCCGCCGCGCAGGACTATCCCGCGCGGCATGGCGCGATCCTGCTGCCGTTCGACGCCGCGGTCGCGGCGCTCGAGGAAGAGGCCGCACCGGCATGA
- a CDS encoding CvpA family protein → MSNLTALDILVLTLVGGGAVLGFVRGLVQEVTSLLAWVLAIAAVRFFHPLVTDFVSRWIAAPGGAAMLAFVILFGGVFALAKWGSRTMGQRSRASLVGGFDRGLGAGFGAVKGLIVATLLFMAATLLYDIGYGNAQRPAWITDSRSYPALSATSAALSKVIAERRAEARSARDEADKPAADGASGR, encoded by the coding sequence TTGTCCAATCTGACGGCCCTCGATATCCTTGTGCTGACCTTGGTCGGCGGCGGTGCCGTGCTCGGTTTTGTGCGTGGGCTGGTGCAGGAGGTGACGAGCCTTCTCGCCTGGGTGCTGGCGATCGCCGCGGTGCGCTTTTTTCATCCGCTGGTCACCGACTTCGTCTCGCGCTGGATCGCGGCGCCCGGCGGCGCGGCGATGCTCGCTTTCGTGATCCTGTTCGGCGGGGTTTTCGCGCTCGCCAAATGGGGATCGCGGACGATGGGCCAGCGCAGCCGGGCGTCGCTAGTCGGCGGGTTCGATCGCGGGCTTGGCGCCGGGTTCGGTGCAGTCAAAGGGCTGATCGTCGCGACTCTGCTCTTCATGGCCGCGACGCTGCTCTATGATATCGGCTACGGCAATGCGCAGCGCCCGGCGTGGATAACCGACAGCCGCAGCTATCCCGCGCTGAGCGCGACGAGCGCGGCGCTGAGCAAGGTGATCGCCGAGCGGCGCGCCGAGGCGCGATCGGCACGCGACGAGGCCGACAAGCCGGCCGCCGACGGGGCGAGCGGGCGATGA
- the radA gene encoding DNA repair protein RadA has protein sequence MAKAKRQYVCQNCGSVSYRWQGQCADCSEWNTLVEEAGETVFSAKHDLSRGGRTLALETLGADSKMPDRMLCGIAEFDRAMGGGFVAGSATLIGGDPGIGKSTLLLQAAGRLAKAGRSVVYISGEEAAAQVRLRAQRLGLGDAPVALASATSVRDILATLDRQTADFVVIDSIQTMHSDLIDSAPGTVSQVRASAQELIRYAKDSGAAIVLVGHVTKDGTIAGPRVLEHMVDTVLAFEGERSHQYRILRAVKNRFGGTDEIGVFAMGEEGLGEVSNPSSLFLTDRSRDVPGSVVFPALEGTRPVLVEVQALTVRLASGATPRRAVVGWDSGRLAMVLAVLEARCGLQMGAAEVYLNIAGGYRLTDPAADLAVAAALISAFSERPVPADAIVFGELSLSGEIRPVAHDALRLREAAKLGFSRGWGPKGMKPVNGIGVTGFSRLGELVDLMLGRAGGD, from the coding sequence ATGGCCAAAGCGAAACGCCAATATGTCTGCCAGAATTGCGGTTCGGTCAGCTATCGCTGGCAGGGGCAATGCGCCGATTGCAGCGAGTGGAACACGCTGGTCGAGGAGGCGGGGGAAACCGTCTTTTCGGCCAAGCACGACCTCAGCCGCGGCGGGCGCACGCTGGCGCTCGAAACGCTGGGCGCCGACAGCAAGATGCCCGACCGGATGCTCTGCGGCATCGCCGAGTTCGATCGCGCGATGGGCGGCGGCTTCGTCGCGGGGTCGGCAACGCTGATCGGCGGCGATCCAGGGATCGGCAAATCGACACTGTTGTTGCAGGCGGCGGGACGGCTCGCCAAGGCGGGCCGGTCGGTCGTCTATATCAGCGGCGAGGAAGCGGCGGCGCAGGTGCGACTGCGCGCGCAGCGGCTGGGGCTCGGCGATGCGCCGGTCGCGCTCGCCAGCGCGACCTCGGTGCGCGACATCCTCGCAACGCTTGACCGGCAGACCGCCGATTTCGTCGTCATCGATTCGATCCAGACGATGCACAGCGACCTGATCGACAGCGCGCCGGGCACCGTGAGCCAGGTCCGCGCGAGCGCGCAGGAACTGATCCGCTATGCCAAGGACAGCGGCGCGGCGATCGTGCTCGTCGGTCATGTGACCAAGGACGGGACGATCGCGGGGCCGCGCGTCCTCGAACATATGGTCGACACCGTGCTGGCGTTCGAGGGCGAGCGCAGCCACCAATATCGCATCCTGCGCGCGGTCAAGAACCGCTTTGGCGGCACCGACGAGATCGGGGTGTTCGCGATGGGCGAAGAGGGGCTGGGCGAAGTCAGCAACCCGTCGAGCCTGTTCCTGACCGACCGCAGCCGCGACGTGCCGGGATCGGTGGTGTTTCCCGCGCTCGAAGGCACGCGGCCGGTGCTGGTCGAGGTGCAGGCGCTGACCGTCCGCCTCGCGAGCGGGGCGACGCCGCGGCGCGCGGTCGTCGGCTGGGACAGTGGGCGGCTGGCGATGGTGCTCGCGGTGCTGGAGGCGCGCTGCGGGCTCCAGATGGGCGCCGCCGAAGTCTATCTCAATATCGCCGGCGGCTATCGCCTGACCGATCCCGCCGCCGATCTTGCGGTCGCGGCGGCGCTGATTTCGGCGTTCAGCGAGCGGCCGGTGCCCGCCGACGCGATCGTCTTTGGCGAATTGTCGCTCTCGGGCGAAATCCGTCCCGTCGCGCATGATGCGCTGCGTCTGCGCGAAGCGGCGAAGCTGGGTTTTTCAAGGGGCTGGGGGCCGAAGGGGATGAAGCCCGTGAACGGGATCGGCGTTACGGGCTTTTCCCGGCTCGGCGAACTCGTCGACCTGATGCTTGGCCGTGCCGGGGGCGATTGA
- the fsa gene encoding fructose-6-phosphate aldolase — MKFFADTADIADIRDLAATGLLDGVTTNPSLIARSGRDFKEVTREICALTTGPVSAEVVALDHETMMKEAEILRKIADNVCIKVPLTIDGLKTCKALTSDGTMVNVTLCFSAAQALLAAKAGATFVSPFVGRHDDNGFDGMQLIADIRLIYDNYAYDTQILVASVRHGIHVLEAAKIGADVMTAPPSVIKGLFKHILTEKGIEGFLADWAKTGQSI; from the coding sequence ATGAAATTCTTTGCCGACACCGCCGACATCGCCGACATCCGGGACCTCGCCGCGACGGGCCTGCTCGACGGGGTGACGACCAACCCGTCGCTGATCGCCAGGTCGGGGCGCGACTTCAAGGAGGTGACCCGCGAAATCTGCGCGCTCACCACCGGCCCGGTGTCGGCCGAGGTCGTCGCGCTCGACCATGAAACGATGATGAAGGAGGCCGAGATCCTCCGCAAGATCGCCGACAATGTCTGCATCAAGGTGCCGCTGACGATCGACGGGCTCAAGACCTGCAAGGCGCTGACCAGCGACGGCACGATGGTCAATGTCACGCTCTGCTTCTCGGCGGCGCAGGCGCTGCTCGCCGCGAAGGCCGGCGCGACCTTCGTTTCGCCCTTCGTCGGGCGCCACGACGACAATGGCTTCGACGGCATGCAGCTGATCGCCGACATCCGCCTGATCTACGACAATTATGCCTATGACACCCAAATCCTCGTCGCGAGCGTCCGCCACGGCATCCACGTCCTCGAAGCCGCCAAGATCGGCGCCGACGTGATGACCGCGCCCCCCTCGGTCATCAAGGGACTGTTCAAGCATATCCTCACCGAAAAGGGCATCGAAGGCTTCCTCGCCGATTGGGCCAAAACCGGACAGTCGATCTGA
- a CDS encoding enoyl-CoA hydratase-related protein, giving the protein MTDTAAPAILTERRGHVLIVTINRPEARNAVNAAVHVGIGTALETAEADSDIRAVVITGAGDRSFCAGADLVALSRGESLQPSDPAQLAWGFAGMVAHPISKPIIAAVNGFAFGGGCEIALMSDIIVAATHAQFGLPEVKVGLFAAAGGAFRLAQQLPRKLAMEYMLTGDPIPAARAAEFGLVNHVVPLADLLPTAIALAEKIAANAPLSVQASKRVALGIQDGRIAADAPYWEHNSIERNALMRSEDAREGPLAFAQKRKPEWKAR; this is encoded by the coding sequence ATGACCGACACCGCCGCCCCCGCCATCCTCACCGAACGCCGCGGGCACGTCCTGATCGTTACGATCAACCGCCCCGAAGCGCGCAACGCGGTCAACGCCGCGGTCCATGTCGGCATCGGCACCGCGCTCGAAACAGCGGAAGCCGACTCCGACATCCGCGCGGTCGTCATCACCGGCGCGGGCGACCGAAGCTTTTGCGCGGGCGCCGACCTCGTCGCCTTGTCGCGCGGCGAAAGCCTCCAGCCCAGCGACCCGGCCCAGCTCGCCTGGGGTTTCGCCGGCATGGTCGCACACCCGATCTCGAAGCCGATCATCGCCGCGGTCAACGGCTTCGCCTTTGGCGGCGGCTGCGAGATCGCGCTGATGAGCGACATCATCGTCGCCGCAACCCACGCACAATTCGGCCTGCCCGAGGTCAAGGTCGGGCTGTTCGCGGCGGCGGGCGGCGCCTTTCGCCTCGCGCAGCAACTGCCGCGCAAGCTGGCGATGGAATATATGCTCACCGGCGACCCGATCCCCGCCGCGCGCGCCGCCGAATTCGGGCTGGTCAACCATGTCGTCCCGCTCGCCGACCTGCTGCCGACCGCGATCGCCCTCGCCGAAAAGATCGCCGCCAACGCGCCGCTGTCGGTGCAGGCGTCGAAGCGCGTCGCGCTCGGCATTCAGGACGGGCGCATCGCGGCGGACGCGCCCTATTGGGAGCATAACAGCATCGAGCGCAACGCGCTGATGCGCAGCGAAGATGCCCGCGAAGGACCGCTGGCCTTCGCACAGAAACGCAAGCCCGAATGGAAAGCGCGCTAG
- a CDS encoding acetyl-CoA acetyltransferase has product MAMTDPERIPVIIGVGQVNDRPEDPDQGLDSLGLMVAALKLAGEDAGVSLADLDSLAIVDQISFHHLGKLCEPLAAAIGANPAINYQSAAPHGDTPVRLLNEAANRIGSGEVKLAAIVGAEALRTAAGRAAKAASGEDKSYNAVRQVATRREPNYAQKHGLAAPVDVYPLYENATRAAWGQSLEEAQAESAEIWSRFSQVAAANDGAWIRKPVSPADMLRVDERNRPIAFPYSKLMVANSSVNQGAGFIVASLAEARRRGIAEDRLIYVGMGAAAKEPPSILARDRYDGSVSMETSITRTLALNAMTVDDFDCVELYSCFPCVPKMARRILGWPWDRPVSLFGGLTFGGGPIANYMSHAVVSMVQKLRSEGRYGFLFANGGFATDNHCIVLGNAPIAAASFPQDFDYQAEAEEKRGTVPELVEDYAGPATIESYTVFYGRDGAPKAGVVVARTPGGERTLAHVDVSDAAMLAFLTDGTREPVGTAGQIVALDEGYGWRAT; this is encoded by the coding sequence ATGGCGATGACCGACCCCGAGCGTATTCCCGTCATCATCGGCGTCGGGCAGGTCAACGACCGGCCCGAAGACCCCGACCAGGGGCTCGACTCGCTCGGCCTGATGGTCGCGGCGCTGAAGCTTGCCGGGGAAGACGCGGGCGTGTCGCTGGCCGACCTCGACAGCCTCGCGATCGTCGATCAGATCAGCTTCCACCATCTCGGCAAGCTCTGCGAACCGCTCGCCGCCGCGATTGGCGCCAATCCGGCGATCAATTATCAGTCGGCCGCGCCGCACGGCGACACGCCGGTGCGCCTGCTCAACGAAGCCGCGAACCGTATCGGTTCGGGCGAGGTCAAACTCGCCGCGATCGTCGGGGCTGAGGCACTGCGCACCGCCGCCGGCCGCGCCGCCAAGGCCGCAAGCGGCGAGGACAAGAGCTATAATGCGGTGCGCCAGGTCGCGACGCGGCGCGAACCCAATTATGCGCAGAAGCACGGCCTCGCCGCGCCGGTCGACGTCTATCCGCTCTATGAAAACGCGACCCGCGCCGCGTGGGGACAAAGCCTTGAGGAAGCGCAGGCCGAAAGCGCCGAAATCTGGTCGCGCTTTTCCCAGGTCGCGGCCGCGAACGACGGCGCATGGATCCGCAAACCCGTCTCCCCCGCCGACATGCTGCGCGTCGATGAGCGCAACCGCCCGATCGCCTTTCCCTATTCGAAGCTGATGGTCGCCAATTCGTCGGTGAACCAGGGCGCGGGCTTTATCGTCGCCAGCCTTGCCGAAGCGCGCCGCCGCGGCATCGCCGAGGATCGGCTGATCTATGTCGGCATGGGCGCGGCGGCCAAGGAACCACCCAGCATCCTTGCCCGCGACCGCTACGACGGCAGCGTCAGCATGGAGACGTCGATCACGCGCACGCTCGCGCTCAACGCGATGACCGTCGACGATTTCGACTGCGTCGAACTTTACAGCTGCTTTCCGTGCGTGCCGAAAATGGCGCGGCGCATCCTCGGCTGGCCGTGGGATCGCCCCGTGAGCCTGTTCGGCGGCCTGACCTTCGGCGGCGGCCCGATCGCCAATTATATGAGCCACGCGGTCGTCTCGATGGTCCAAAAACTGCGGAGCGAAGGCCGTTATGGCTTCCTGTTCGCCAATGGCGGCTTTGCGACCGACAATCATTGCATCGTGCTGGGGAACGCGCCGATCGCCGCCGCCAGCTTCCCGCAGGATTTCGATTATCAGGCCGAAGCCGAGGAAAAGCGCGGGACGGTGCCCGAACTGGTCGAAGATTATGCCGGGCCGGCGACGATCGAAAGCTATACGGTGTTCTATGGCCGCGACGGCGCGCCGAAAGCCGGCGTGGTGGTAGCGCGAACGCCCGGGGGCGAGCGGACATTGGCGCATGTCGATGTGAGCGACGCCGCGATGCTGGCTTTCCTGACCGATGGGACGAGGGAGCCGGTCGGCACGGCGGGACAGATCGTCGCGCTCGACGAAGGCTACGGCTGGCGAGCGACCTGA
- a CDS encoding aldehyde dehydrogenase family protein, with translation MAGIGEEVGRLLDALGVTRAAWSDGSMPSLSPLTGEQVATVQLVDAADIDAALDQATAAFRAWRHVPAPRRGELVRLFGDELRAAKDDLARLVTIEAGKIASEGAGEVQEMIDICDFAVGLSRQLYGLTIATERPGHRMMEVWHPLGVVGVISAFNFPVAVWAWNAALALVCGNSVVWKPSEKTPLTALAVQAIFARAAARFGDAPAGLSALLIGGREAGEALVDDARVALVSATGSTRMGRAVAPRLAQRFARAILELGGNNGVIVAPSADLDLALRGVAFGAMGTAGQRCTTTRRLFVHDSIYDNFVARLKAAYASVAVGNPLEGEVLVGPLIDRAAFEAMQEALAAASAAGGVVHGGERVGEGASFYVRPALVLMPGQIGPVLEETFAPILYVMRYDDLDAAIAQHNDVAAGLSSAIFTTDLREAERFLAASDCGIANVNLGTSGAEIGGAFGGEKETGGGRESGSDAWRQYMRRATNTVNYSDALPLAQGVSFEL, from the coding sequence ATGGCCGGAATCGGCGAAGAGGTTGGGCGATTGCTCGACGCATTGGGCGTCACCCGCGCGGCGTGGAGCGACGGGTCGATGCCGTCGCTGTCGCCGCTGACCGGCGAGCAGGTTGCGACCGTACAGCTTGTCGATGCGGCCGATATCGACGCGGCGCTCGATCAGGCAACCGCCGCGTTCCGCGCGTGGCGCCATGTCCCGGCGCCGCGCCGCGGCGAACTGGTGCGGCTGTTCGGTGACGAACTGCGCGCGGCGAAGGACGATCTGGCCCGGCTGGTGACGATCGAAGCCGGGAAAATCGCGTCCGAGGGCGCGGGCGAGGTGCAGGAGATGATCGACATCTGCGACTTCGCGGTCGGGCTGTCGCGCCAGCTTTACGGCCTGACGATCGCGACCGAGCGGCCGGGGCACCGGATGATGGAGGTGTGGCACCCGCTGGGCGTCGTCGGGGTGATTTCGGCGTTCAATTTTCCGGTCGCGGTCTGGGCGTGGAATGCCGCGCTCGCGCTCGTCTGCGGCAACAGCGTGGTGTGGAAGCCGTCTGAAAAGACGCCGCTCACCGCGCTCGCCGTCCAGGCGATCTTCGCGCGCGCGGCGGCGCGGTTCGGCGATGCGCCCGCGGGGTTGTCCGCGCTGCTGATCGGCGGACGCGAGGCGGGCGAGGCGCTGGTCGACGATGCGCGCGTCGCGCTGGTTTCGGCAACCGGATCGACGCGGATGGGCCGCGCGGTCGCGCCGCGTCTGGCGCAGCGTTTCGCGCGCGCGATTCTCGAGCTTGGCGGCAATAATGGGGTGATCGTCGCGCCATCGGCCGACCTCGATCTCGCGCTGCGCGGCGTGGCGTTCGGCGCGATGGGAACGGCGGGGCAGCGCTGCACGACGACGCGGCGCTTGTTCGTCCACGACAGCATCTACGATAATTTCGTCGCGCGGCTGAAGGCCGCCTATGCCAGCGTCGCGGTCGGCAATCCGCTGGAGGGCGAGGTGCTGGTCGGGCCGCTGATCGACCGCGCGGCCTTTGAGGCGATGCAGGAGGCGCTCGCGGCCGCCAGCGCGGCGGGCGGCGTCGTTCACGGCGGCGAGCGCGTCGGCGAAGGGGCGAGCTTTTATGTCCGCCCCGCGCTGGTCCTGATGCCGGGGCAGATCGGGCCGGTGCTGGAGGAGACCTTCGCGCCGATCCTCTATGTCATGCGCTATGACGATCTGGACGCGGCGATCGCGCAGCATAATGATGTCGCGGCGGGGCTGTCGTCGGCGATCTTCACCACCGACCTGCGCGAGGCCGAACGCTTCCTGGCGGCAAGCGACTGCGGCATCGCCAACGTCAACCTGGGAACGAGCGGGGCCGAGATCGGCGGCGCGTTCGGCGGCGAAAAGGAAACCGGCGGCGGGCGCGAAAGCGGGTCGGACGCGTGGCGCCAATATATGCGCCGCGCGACGAACACGGTGAATTACTCCGACGCGCTGCCGCTGGCGCAGGGGGTGTCGTTCGAACTTTAA